The following coding sequences are from one Musa acuminata AAA Group cultivar baxijiao chromosome BXJ2-4, Cavendish_Baxijiao_AAA, whole genome shotgun sequence window:
- the LOC135609066 gene encoding germin-like protein 3-8: MELRCAAQSFVLFLSFTLLLASTRADPHPLQDFCVADFGATGVVVNGFPCKPASNVTSDDFFFAGLSNEGNTSNIFGSSVTPANVLSFAGLNTLGVSMNRVDVAPGGVNPPHSHPRATELIILLQGRLLVGFVSTNNQFFSKVLNPGEMFVVPKGLIHFQYNVGTKKALAITTFDSQLPGVVIASTTLFGSTPAIPDDVLAKAFQVDQKVVTAIKSKFAN, translated from the coding sequence ATGGAGTTGCGGTGTGCTGCACAGTCCTttgtcctcttcctctccttcaccCTCCTCCTTGCATCGACCCGCGCCGACCCTCACCCTCTGCAGGACTTCTGCGTCGCCGACTTCGGAGCTACTGGCGTGGTCGTCAATGGGTTCCCGTGCAAGCCTGCCTCCAACGTCACGTCCGACGACTTCTTCTTCGCCGGGCTGTCCAACGAGGGCAACACCAGCAACATCTTCGGTTCCAGCGTGACCCCTGCGAACGTCCTCAGCTTCGCGGGACTCAACACCCTCGGCGTCTCCATGAACCGTGTCGATGTCGCCCCCGGCGGCGTCAACCCGCCCCACAGCCACCCGAGAGCCACCGAGCTCATCATCCTCCTCCAGGGTCGACTGCTGGTGGGGTTCGTCAGCACCAACAACCAGTTCTTCTCCAAGGTCTTGAATCCCGGCGAGATGTTCGTGGTGCCCAAGGGCCTCATTCACTTCCAATACAACGTCGGAACGAAGAAGGCGCTCGCCATCACCACCTTCGACAGCCAGCTCCCGGGGGTGGTGATCGCCTCCACTACCCTGTTCGGATCGACGCCGGCGATTCCCGACGATGTGCTGGCCAAAGCTTTTCAGGTGGATCAGAAGGTTGTCACCGCCATAAAGTCCAAGTTTGCGAACTAA